One stretch of Nicotiana tabacum cultivar K326 chromosome 18, ASM71507v2, whole genome shotgun sequence DNA includes these proteins:
- the LOC107772870 gene encoding deubiquitination-protection protein dph1-like, translating into MTHTGEASEGHKSEGIDTMIEIKVKTMNSQTHNLRISNQRRVWNMKEHVSLLIGMPVEQQRLIYCGKVLQDDDLLSSYNIQNGDTLHLVCAVQSMSSSFGATDGISPDTLQEIPNSIETLSRYLNIMRQEYSINGTENNTNEVRGSAFNPFTPSQGIPEVEQLARLLSSTRDMLISQTEQRFLVSACSCLYNTVKFTELIDSK; encoded by the exons ATGACTCACACTGGTGAAGCTTCTGAGGGCCATAAATCTGAAGGCATTGATACGATGATTGAGATAAAAGTAAAAACTATGAACTCTCAAACCCACAATTTGCGCATTAGCAATCAG AGGAGAGTATGGAACATGAAAGAACACGTATCTCTTTTGATTGGGATGCCGGTGGAACAACAGCGTCTAATCTATTGTGGAAAAGTCTTACAGGATGATGACCTCCTTTCTTCATACA ATATTCAAAATGGTGATACTTTGCATCTGGTTTGCGCTGTCCAGAGCATGTCGTCATCCTTTG GTGCTACTGATGGGATTTCTCCAGATACTCTACAG GAAATCCCTAACTCTATAGAAACTTTGTCACGATATCTCAACATAATGAGACAAGAATATAGTATAAATG GAACAGAAAACAATACGAATGAGGTACGCGGAAGTGCATTCAACCCTTTCACTCCTTCACAAGGAATTCCAGAAGTAGAACAATTAGCAAGACTGCTGTCGTCCACTAGGGATATGCTTATAAGCCAAACTGAACAGCGCTTTCTTGTAAGTGCGTGCTCCTGCTTATACAACACAGTAAAGTTCACTGAATTAATTGATTCAAAATAG